One segment of Anatilimnocola aggregata DNA contains the following:
- a CDS encoding amidohydrolase family protein, with protein sequence MKKKYSYLVDDTDAWTERKDVRFVRMMQGKGLMNNEWMGIKTGTIGPEFGIGHVVGNAVDAPVMILKSCIGNRALGWHLLPPGSARFEEGEKVYAGYRDAPDSWPKGTEPTPPVVKEGTVTLKGDQLAGWYAGKEYDDDTADAKTVLADLDKHYPGAKSYEIAGFFFWQGEKDAGNAVWAAHYEKNLVQFIKQLRKDFHAPNAKFVLATMGESVKGVGGNGGKVLEAHLAVDGNSGKYPEFKGNVATVYSHPMAQGGSGNGHYGGKAEVYMDVGEAMGQAMAELLKAAQIDTPQIHPVGGYIDTHVHAFDCRKDGLDVVDAWMKRVNVTQCVVHPLDHKGSRPSNDAERQEMLANYRKYKGRIHRFCIIYPDEVETVEEAMRILEREKQDGAIGFGEHYGVGLMFDDPKNLLIYDACSRVGLPVMFHIDQKRNMDEQGLPRLEKVLNAYPKCILIAHSYWWRQLGNGTCERLLQKYPNLYADLSPAAVTALSKQGDQGREFIIRNADKLLFGTDAGWWSFNKTPAPEKEWTYFEDLNLPAEVKNKIYRQNAAKLLKLELQSPR encoded by the coding sequence TTGAAGAAGAAATACTCTTACCTGGTGGATGACACCGACGCCTGGACTGAGCGCAAGGATGTGCGTTTTGTGCGGATGATGCAGGGAAAGGGGTTGATGAATAATGAGTGGATGGGCATCAAGACCGGTACCATTGGGCCGGAGTTCGGGATCGGACATGTGGTCGGCAATGCGGTCGATGCGCCCGTGATGATTCTCAAGAGTTGCATCGGCAACCGCGCTCTTGGCTGGCATCTTTTGCCTCCGGGAAGCGCGCGATTTGAAGAAGGGGAGAAAGTGTATGCCGGTTATCGAGATGCCCCAGATTCTTGGCCCAAAGGGACAGAACCAACACCGCCCGTCGTGAAAGAAGGGACTGTAACCCTGAAAGGTGATCAACTGGCAGGCTGGTATGCCGGCAAAGAGTACGACGACGACACGGCGGACGCCAAGACGGTGCTGGCGGATCTCGACAAGCACTACCCAGGGGCGAAGAGCTACGAAATTGCCGGCTTCTTTTTCTGGCAGGGTGAAAAGGATGCCGGCAATGCAGTCTGGGCAGCTCACTACGAAAAGAATCTCGTCCAGTTCATCAAACAGTTACGCAAGGACTTCCATGCGCCGAATGCAAAGTTCGTGCTGGCCACCATGGGCGAATCCGTGAAAGGGGTCGGGGGCAACGGCGGCAAGGTGCTGGAAGCCCACCTCGCGGTGGACGGCAACAGCGGTAAGTACCCCGAGTTCAAAGGCAATGTGGCTACGGTCTATTCCCACCCCATGGCTCAAGGCGGCAGCGGAAACGGTCACTATGGCGGCAAGGCCGAAGTCTATATGGACGTCGGCGAAGCGATGGGCCAAGCAATGGCGGAATTGTTAAAGGCAGCACAGATCGATACTCCGCAAATCCATCCTGTGGGTGGATACATTGACACCCATGTCCATGCCTTCGACTGTCGAAAGGATGGCTTGGATGTGGTCGACGCGTGGATGAAGCGCGTCAACGTGACCCAGTGCGTCGTTCACCCGCTTGATCACAAGGGGAGTCGGCCCAGCAACGATGCCGAGCGACAGGAGATGCTGGCGAACTATCGGAAATACAAAGGGCGCATCCATCGTTTCTGCATTATCTATCCGGATGAAGTGGAAACGGTGGAAGAAGCGATGAGAATCCTGGAGCGGGAAAAACAGGACGGGGCCATTGGCTTCGGCGAGCATTACGGAGTCGGGCTCATGTTCGACGACCCGAAGAATCTGCTGATTTATGATGCCTGTAGCCGGGTCGGCCTTCCGGTGATGTTTCACATCGATCAGAAGCGGAACATGGATGAACAGGGACTGCCGCGTCTTGAGAAGGTGCTGAACGCCTACCCCAAGTGCATCTTAATCGCCCATTCGTATTGGTGGCGTCAGTTGGGGAACGGGACCTGCGAACGGTTGCTGCAGAAATATCCGAATCTCTATGCGGACTTGTCGCCAGCCGCAGTCACCGCCCTTAGCAAGCAGGGTGATCAGGGACGCGAGTTCATCATCCGCAATGCGGATAAATTGCTATTCGGGACGGACGCGGGCTGGTGGTCGTTCAACAAGACTCCGGCCCCAGAAAAGGAGTGGACTTATTTCGAAGACTTGAATCTTCCCGCCGAGGTGAAGAACAAAATCTACCGCCAGAATGCGGCGAAGCTCCTGAAGCTTGAATTGCAATCGCCGCGGTAA
- a CDS encoding DUF1588 domain-containing protein: MKLTSTILVLLLIASGVSASRADAAIPDKVQTLLVKFCGECHGAETREAGVRLDTLSSLEKAPLLDVLNKAESQLFFRMMPPEDVPQPTLEERHLLFTWVQGELRKHKASGLDQKARAPEAGNWVDHRSLFDGSVKEKPFSPARRWLVSPQIFQHRVFDVFDFDARARESNKHGLRGVSSPVNLPEHSGVRDYDLATLNGGHLLTMLGNAEWISKKQIRAARVKNGELKADEFENKSDRFSPVTPPTFEAVILKKSPPTEDEIQAAIVTQFERVLRRPPTTIELMRYIDLTSSAIQIAGNTEGLRQMLQAVLLESEFLYRLEFGDGPADEFGRQKLTPHEASFAIAYALGDRGPDAALTAAAREGRLASKPDYEREVRRMLADKTYNKGSIDPALSIEHHGEYYSSSHPKIIRFFREFFGYPMAVRVFKDIQRSDGIYRVPDRGTFGTPGFLVVEADRLVANVVEADRNVFETLLTTDRFFMYHNLDNEKGAKLIAGWQKVYETLKDTDWRNNPDQVAKDHEALLKEYVAPNGIKGKGRGVHETDLYRLMNLFEDTFGRGGRPFTTFPWAHGNRLWHSPMYNLPKTPVEGSYGKESVFDYNPIQPFPMPNRRGILTHPAWLIAHSANTATDPVRRGKWIREKLLAGSVPDVPITVDAKIPDDPHKTLGERLSVVTNKQECWKCHVRMNPLGIPFEMYDDFGRFRTEESLEHPDNIVAKSKIKYGSDTYKTAPFSTSGNITGTGEPNVDGEVTDAFELIDRLAKSERVRQSIIRHAFRFYMGRNELLSDSQTLIEADQAYVQSDGSFNAVIVSLLTSDSFMYRK; the protein is encoded by the coding sequence ATGAAACTTACATCAACCATCCTGGTCCTGCTATTGATCGCCTCGGGTGTGTCAGCGTCGCGTGCAGATGCTGCGATACCGGACAAAGTCCAGACGCTGTTGGTCAAGTTTTGCGGCGAGTGTCACGGCGCGGAGACGCGCGAGGCGGGCGTACGACTTGATACGTTATCGTCGTTAGAGAAGGCACCGCTGCTCGATGTCCTGAATAAGGCGGAGTCACAGCTCTTCTTCCGCATGATGCCTCCCGAAGACGTGCCCCAGCCCACGCTGGAAGAGCGACATCTGCTGTTTACTTGGGTGCAAGGAGAACTCCGGAAGCACAAGGCCTCCGGACTCGACCAGAAAGCGCGGGCTCCCGAAGCCGGCAACTGGGTCGATCACCGTTCACTGTTTGACGGCAGCGTCAAGGAAAAGCCGTTCAGCCCGGCTCGCCGCTGGCTCGTCAGCCCGCAGATTTTCCAGCACCGGGTCTTTGATGTGTTCGACTTCGATGCCCGTGCCCGAGAGAGCAACAAACATGGCCTGCGCGGTGTGTCCAGCCCGGTTAATCTGCCCGAGCACTCGGGCGTGAGGGATTACGACCTCGCCACTTTGAACGGCGGCCATTTGCTCACAATGCTGGGCAACGCCGAGTGGATTTCCAAAAAGCAGATCCGCGCGGCCCGTGTGAAGAATGGGGAATTGAAGGCCGACGAGTTCGAAAACAAGTCCGATCGCTTTTCTCCCGTGACTCCGCCGACATTCGAGGCGGTCATCTTGAAGAAGTCACCGCCGACCGAGGACGAAATTCAAGCAGCCATCGTAACTCAGTTTGAACGCGTGCTCCGGCGTCCGCCGACCACCATCGAGTTGATGAGATATATCGACCTCACGTCCTCCGCGATTCAGATCGCCGGCAACACGGAGGGCTTGCGACAGATGCTGCAGGCCGTGCTGCTGGAATCAGAGTTCTTGTATCGCCTGGAGTTCGGCGACGGTCCAGCGGATGAGTTTGGTCGCCAGAAACTCACTCCTCACGAGGCCAGCTTTGCCATTGCCTATGCCCTGGGCGATCGCGGTCCAGACGCCGCGCTAACAGCGGCCGCCCGCGAGGGCCGGTTAGCATCGAAGCCAGACTACGAGCGCGAGGTGCGGCGGATGCTCGCCGATAAGACCTACAACAAGGGTTCCATTGATCCGGCACTCAGCATCGAGCATCACGGCGAGTATTACTCGAGTTCGCACCCCAAGATCATCCGTTTTTTCCGGGAGTTCTTTGGCTACCCGATGGCCGTTCGCGTTTTCAAAGACATTCAGCGCAGCGATGGAATCTATCGAGTGCCAGATCGGGGCACCTTCGGGACGCCTGGCTTTCTCGTTGTCGAAGCCGATCGGTTAGTGGCCAACGTAGTGGAGGCGGATCGCAACGTCTTTGAGACTCTGCTGACGACGGATCGCTTTTTCATGTATCACAACCTGGATAATGAAAAAGGAGCAAAGCTGATCGCGGGCTGGCAGAAAGTCTACGAGACGCTGAAAGACACCGACTGGCGAAATAATCCAGATCAGGTGGCGAAAGATCACGAAGCCTTGCTGAAGGAATATGTGGCTCCGAATGGTATCAAAGGCAAAGGTCGGGGCGTGCACGAGACTGACCTGTACCGACTGATGAATCTATTTGAAGATACGTTCGGACGCGGAGGTCGGCCCTTTACGACCTTTCCCTGGGCCCACGGAAATCGGCTGTGGCATTCGCCGATGTATAACCTGCCCAAGACTCCCGTTGAGGGAAGCTATGGGAAGGAAAGTGTCTTCGATTACAATCCCATCCAGCCGTTCCCGATGCCAAATCGCCGTGGAATCCTCACGCATCCCGCGTGGCTGATTGCGCATTCGGCGAATACCGCGACCGATCCTGTCCGGCGCGGCAAATGGATTCGCGAGAAGCTGCTCGCCGGGAGTGTGCCCGATGTGCCGATTACCGTCGATGCCAAGATACCTGATGATCCGCATAAAACCCTCGGCGAACGGCTGAGCGTGGTGACCAACAAACAGGAGTGCTGGAAATGCCATGTACGCATGAATCCGCTCGGCATTCCGTTTGAAATGTACGACGATTTCGGTCGCTTCCGCACCGAGGAGAGCCTGGAGCATCCGGACAACATCGTCGCCAAGTCCAAGATCAAGTACGGTAGCGACACCTATAAGACCGCCCCCTTTTCGACCAGTGGGAACATTACCGGCACCGGCGAACCGAACGTGGATGGCGAAGTGACGGACGCCTTCGAGTTGATTGATCGCTTGGCGAAATCCGAACGCGTTCGGCAGTCGATCATCCGTCATGCGTTTCGGTTTTACATGGGACGCAATGAGCTGCTCAGCGATTCGCAAACCTTGATCGAGGCCGATCAGGCCTATGTCCAAAGCGACGGCAGCTTCAACGCAGTCATCGTTTCATTATTAACTTCCGATTCATTCATGTACCGCAAATAG
- a CDS encoding DUF1552 domain-containing protein, with product MFDRRDFLRAATLATGGTMLAPWLQNVLGAPITGQAPMRFIFMHKGNGLFPDVMAPSSLSAADAAKEKGKLPFSVDLNQHQLPDWMQPVAAHQSNMTILQGLSGMMCTTGHHTWQSSLGVYKANERLSSIKWATVDFELARLFPSPFEHIELACFPDGGGNARGNIEGIDVGFSARGAGLPNYAFGSPKVALHELFKSVAVEKQDQTRYALERKLLEFTAGSQTELAANLSGSERAKVANYADAIGDIRRRNEKVDGMADAIRKNLPQMDPKYFADKLSTLDRQWGHTEILLSTLISGMTNVVAFTVDELGTPYTGLPGIENDPVNLHDVGHGKGVGKLTALDIRAAVRTQHMKLVDTIISRLKAVPEADGNMFDNTMLFYFPDNGETHHSNGSEWPFLVFSGRNAKLNIAGRYIRLPKHGEAGHKTLGNWYTTILNAYGNPIKHFGDFDMALESKKLQQLGVIPEFLV from the coding sequence ATGTTTGATAGACGAGATTTTCTGCGTGCCGCCACGTTGGCTACCGGCGGCACCATGCTAGCACCCTGGTTACAGAACGTTCTCGGTGCTCCCATCACCGGTCAGGCGCCGATGCGGTTCATCTTCATGCACAAGGGGAATGGCTTGTTTCCCGATGTGATGGCGCCGTCGTCACTCTCCGCCGCCGACGCCGCCAAGGAAAAGGGCAAACTGCCGTTCTCCGTCGATCTGAACCAGCACCAACTGCCCGACTGGATGCAGCCCGTCGCCGCGCATCAGAGCAACATGACCATCCTGCAAGGACTTTCCGGCATGATGTGTACCACAGGGCACCATACGTGGCAGTCCTCGCTCGGTGTTTACAAGGCCAACGAGCGGCTCAGTTCCATCAAATGGGCTACGGTCGATTTCGAGTTGGCCCGCCTCTTTCCCTCGCCGTTTGAGCACATCGAACTGGCCTGCTTCCCGGACGGTGGCGGCAATGCGCGCGGAAACATCGAAGGCATTGATGTGGGGTTCTCGGCCCGTGGAGCGGGGCTGCCGAATTACGCCTTCGGTTCGCCGAAAGTCGCACTGCATGAGCTTTTCAAATCCGTCGCCGTCGAAAAACAAGATCAGACCCGCTACGCCCTCGAACGGAAGCTGTTGGAATTCACTGCCGGCAGCCAAACAGAACTCGCCGCCAATCTCAGCGGCAGCGAGCGGGCGAAAGTGGCTAACTACGCGGATGCCATCGGTGATATCCGTCGGCGAAATGAAAAGGTAGACGGCATGGCCGATGCCATTCGCAAGAACCTGCCACAAATGGATCCCAAATACTTCGCCGACAAACTCTCCACGCTGGACCGGCAATGGGGCCACACTGAGATTCTGCTCTCGACGTTGATCTCGGGCATGACCAATGTTGTCGCATTTACGGTGGATGAACTCGGCACGCCCTACACCGGATTGCCCGGCATCGAGAACGACCCCGTCAACCTTCATGACGTCGGACACGGCAAGGGCGTCGGCAAACTCACGGCTCTCGATATTCGTGCCGCCGTGCGCACGCAGCATATGAAGCTGGTCGACACCATTATCTCCCGACTCAAAGCGGTGCCCGAAGCCGACGGGAACATGTTCGACAACACGATGCTGTTCTACTTTCCCGATAACGGCGAAACCCACCATAGCAACGGCAGCGAATGGCCGTTCCTAGTGTTCTCGGGACGCAATGCGAAGCTCAACATTGCCGGACGCTACATCCGCCTGCCCAAACACGGCGAAGCCGGCCATAAGACGCTCGGCAATTGGTATACGACGATCCTCAACGCGTACGGCAACCCGATCAAGCACTTCGGCGACTTCGACATGGCATTGGAAAGCAAGAAGCTCCAGCAACTGGGCGTCATTCCGGAGTTCCTCGTATGA
- a CDS encoding amidohydrolase family protein: MFRGRIVRLALALLWCLSLTGNGRAGDASDIPIVDCHVHLWDTGRPEGITWISKDSKVLNRSFLPMHHEPLAKANGVQAVVVVQAGQSLPDNQWNLDVTAHNKQVYRGVVGNLSKVIGTDDFRPLFEKLCQDERYVGYRLSGRYQDKLTDAFFRDLALTADKGRTLDILVGQYTLDDVAEIARRVPKLKIILDHFGNVQLDGQPLDPQWVGKMRTAAKFPNVFCKVSALYGRVKQQPASREIGFYKPILDLAWECYGEDRLVFGSDWPVSETSGDYASVVLLTKAYFDDKGRQVSNKLFHANAARFYGVKDISDTH; encoded by the coding sequence ATGTTCCGTGGGCGGATCGTGCGACTGGCACTCGCATTGCTGTGGTGTCTGTCGCTTACTGGAAACGGCCGCGCAGGCGACGCCTCCGACATTCCGATCGTGGATTGCCACGTGCATCTCTGGGATACCGGTCGGCCGGAAGGTATCACGTGGATCTCGAAGGACAGCAAGGTTCTGAACCGATCCTTCCTCCCAATGCACCACGAACCGCTCGCGAAAGCCAACGGAGTCCAGGCCGTTGTCGTGGTGCAAGCCGGACAAAGCCTGCCGGACAATCAGTGGAATCTGGACGTTACCGCACACAATAAGCAGGTATATCGAGGAGTTGTCGGCAACCTCTCCAAGGTGATTGGAACCGATGATTTTCGGCCGTTGTTCGAGAAACTTTGCCAAGACGAGCGCTATGTCGGCTATCGCTTGTCGGGTCGCTACCAGGATAAGTTGACCGACGCCTTCTTTCGCGACCTCGCACTTACCGCGGACAAGGGCAGAACGCTCGATATCCTTGTGGGCCAATACACACTCGACGATGTCGCCGAAATCGCGAGACGTGTGCCGAAGCTCAAAATCATTCTCGATCACTTTGGCAATGTGCAACTGGATGGCCAGCCGCTCGATCCCCAGTGGGTTGGCAAAATGCGGACCGCGGCGAAGTTCCCGAATGTCTTTTGCAAAGTCTCCGCCCTCTATGGTCGGGTCAAACAGCAGCCCGCTTCTCGGGAGATCGGTTTTTACAAGCCCATTCTAGATCTGGCTTGGGAATGCTATGGAGAAGATCGCCTCGTGTTCGGCAGCGATTGGCCGGTCTCGGAAACTTCGGGCGACTACGCATCGGTGGTCTTGCTGACAAAAGCGTATTTCGATGACAAGGGGCGACAAGTCTCGAACAAGTTATTCCATGCGAACGCGGCGCGGTTTTACGGTGTTAAGGATATAAGCGACACACACTAA
- a CDS encoding transposase, with translation MSHQDPSRSQQGRSQVVVAEFQADQLKQSLERLLGEGDWGAIRFRDDCTWGPRQLAATALLWAWSDELTLGDRFFAARRLAQFLFAPQQEFASSVQAFMKLLLRWTVLLVGVLQVTFRRQMQRAFPTLWRVHGLVLFGIDGSRVDVPRSKSHEAAHAPVRDGKGRKLKRNRRQKPRTAIHSRKASVPQMWLTLLFHVGTGLPWSWRIGPTGSSEREHWLAMLDELPSNALITADAGFVGYDCLRAVVNSGRHFLVRVGSNVRLLYKLGFSREVVGTVYLWPDRAARRSQPPLVLRLVVATGGKYPVYLLTSVGEEELSRGQVLDVYRRRWGVELFFRHLKQTYQRRKLRSTNAAHARLELEWSLLGLWSMALDAQVQATRVQLDPTQLSLAGVWRTYRRLMRDYRHPLARQQSLPHQLPQAVRDTYERANKSSRNYPRKKRPDPPAGSPEFLLATKSQIHRARYLTTAA, from the coding sequence ATGTCGCATCAAGACCCTAGTCGAAGTCAGCAAGGTCGAAGTCAGGTTGTCGTTGCCGAGTTCCAAGCGGATCAGCTCAAGCAGTCACTGGAGCGATTGCTCGGCGAGGGGGACTGGGGTGCGATTCGGTTTCGTGACGACTGCACGTGGGGCCCACGGCAATTGGCGGCCACGGCGTTGCTCTGGGCTTGGTCGGATGAACTCACGCTGGGGGACCGCTTCTTTGCTGCCCGCAGATTAGCTCAATTTCTGTTTGCGCCGCAACAGGAGTTTGCCAGTTCGGTGCAAGCCTTCATGAAGTTGCTGCTGCGTTGGACGGTGCTGCTGGTCGGCGTATTGCAGGTGACGTTTCGACGGCAGATGCAGCGTGCATTTCCCACCCTTTGGCGAGTTCATGGCCTGGTCCTCTTCGGCATTGATGGCAGCCGAGTCGACGTGCCGCGAAGCAAGTCACACGAGGCGGCACATGCTCCGGTTCGCGATGGTAAGGGACGAAAACTCAAACGCAATCGTCGCCAGAAACCGCGCACCGCGATTCACTCGCGCAAGGCAAGCGTCCCGCAAATGTGGTTGACCCTGCTGTTTCACGTCGGCACAGGACTGCCTTGGTCGTGGCGAATCGGTCCGACCGGCAGTAGCGAGCGCGAGCATTGGTTGGCGATGCTCGACGAACTTCCGAGCAATGCCCTGATCACCGCCGATGCTGGCTTCGTGGGTTACGATTGTCTGCGCGCCGTTGTTAACAGTGGTCGCCATTTCCTGGTGCGAGTCGGTTCGAATGTGCGTCTGCTGTACAAGCTGGGCTTCTCCCGCGAAGTCGTTGGCACGGTGTATCTCTGGCCCGATCGTGCTGCCCGTCGCAGTCAGCCGCCGCTCGTGTTACGCCTCGTCGTGGCCACTGGTGGAAAGTATCCGGTCTACTTGCTCACCAGCGTCGGAGAAGAAGAATTATCGCGCGGACAAGTCCTCGACGTTTACCGTCGTCGCTGGGGCGTGGAACTCTTCTTTCGCCACTTGAAGCAAACGTATCAGCGCCGCAAACTTCGCAGCACCAATGCCGCGCATGCGCGTTTGGAGTTGGAGTGGTCGCTGCTGGGACTATGGAGCATGGCGCTCGATGCTCAGGTCCAAGCGACGCGCGTACAACTAGATCCTACTCAACTCAGCCTAGCGGGCGTCTGGCGCACGTATCGGCGGCTGATGCGCGACTATCGACATCCGCTGGCTCGGCAACAATCGCTCCCCCACCAACTCCCTCAAGCAGTGCGCGACACCTACGAGCGAGCCAACAAATCCAGCCGCAACTATCCTCGCAAAAAACGTCCCGACCCGCCCGCTGGCTCTCCCGAGTTCCTACTCGCTACCAAGTCCCAAATCCATCGCGCCCGCTACCTCACGACCGCTGCCTAA
- a CDS encoding RidA family protein, which produces MTTIRRIGNSARWSDVVIHRGVAQWVEVAEDPSTDAQGQAEQVLQQINATLEQIGSNREQILQVLVYLHEMADAPALNAAWDAWVPPGHAPIRACVQAGLSGNYRVEMVISAAVEE; this is translated from the coding sequence ATGACAACCATTCGACGGATTGGCAATTCTGCACGCTGGTCCGATGTCGTGATCCATCGCGGCGTGGCGCAATGGGTCGAAGTTGCGGAAGATCCTTCGACCGATGCCCAGGGCCAAGCCGAGCAAGTGCTGCAGCAGATCAACGCCACCCTCGAACAGATCGGCAGCAATCGCGAGCAGATCTTGCAGGTCCTCGTCTATCTGCATGAGATGGCCGATGCGCCGGCGCTCAATGCGGCCTGGGATGCCTGGGTTCCCCCAGGACACGCGCCCATTCGCGCCTGCGTTCAAGCCGGACTATCCGGCAACTATCGGGTCGAGATGGTCATCTCAGCTGCAGTCGAAGAGTGA
- a CDS encoding SMP-30/gluconolactonase/LRE family protein, which translates to MKLSLVSLPTCCWLLALTTGRAQEPTGELADKLAKVTFKKYAAAPGYSEGPTWRNGEVFFCSGALLRVDAKQQVHKYLEINPAGTILNPRTGSLFVADNKHKAILEVTENGSVVVLAEQHETQPLRGLNDLTLDGAGNFYWSDPEGSSAANPVGNIYRLSADGRVDRVAGGLAFPNGLDVDPASNFLYVIESQSKKILRYPLTPAGKLLGKSEVFYDLGGSGGDGCAFDAAGNLWVADFHRPESGQGRITVLSPEAKALAYLPVPAKVVSNIAFCGPNHDEIFCTTGDPPGVFHAKVGVKGFGGHLPAKHAAIRSLDVVPLQPHADAKILLDMLKLAGAFKYNSEELTIQARDARLAQLSRLAAEIKDEQLHGEVYRHLGELDQAAANHASDLELIAEIKRLGGKVKSEVVAPQWLRAITGDGALTIFQRIVEIDLNERTDGHKEPTPKKLTDRVTDEFLQNIGQQRLLRNLQLSGTAVTSAGLVHLGTLPNLEKLNLCLTAVSDEGFEHLGKLRKMKRMTVCASKITGSGFKYLTRLKQLESINLHSSPASDEGLKAIGQFPSLTRLEIVHTNVTDEGLRQLAGLKNLRQLHIHGPKTTSEALPFLGELNELYELDVYDQAASDATLQQVAQLPKLRKLMLINGNFSDEGVKQLVTINTLENVTLISPNMTDASLSVLADLKNLRTLDLRGGKFSEDAKQKLQAILPDVQIKY; encoded by the coding sequence ATGAAGCTCTCCTTGGTTTCGCTGCCTACCTGCTGTTGGTTGTTAGCGTTAACAACTGGTCGTGCGCAAGAACCTACTGGCGAACTCGCCGACAAACTAGCGAAGGTCACATTTAAAAAGTACGCCGCTGCGCCGGGATATTCCGAGGGTCCCACTTGGCGAAATGGTGAAGTCTTCTTTTGCAGCGGAGCCCTGCTGCGGGTCGACGCGAAGCAGCAGGTTCACAAGTATCTCGAAATCAATCCCGCGGGAACAATTCTCAATCCACGAACCGGCAGCCTGTTCGTTGCCGACAATAAGCACAAGGCCATTCTCGAAGTGACTGAGAATGGCTCGGTGGTGGTACTGGCCGAGCAGCACGAAACGCAGCCATTGCGGGGTTTGAACGACCTCACACTCGATGGTGCCGGCAACTTTTATTGGAGCGATCCGGAAGGCTCTTCGGCCGCGAACCCAGTCGGCAACATTTACCGCCTGAGTGCCGACGGTCGTGTCGATCGTGTGGCCGGCGGTCTCGCGTTTCCCAATGGCCTCGATGTCGATCCGGCCAGCAATTTCCTCTACGTGATCGAATCGCAGTCGAAGAAGATTCTGCGCTATCCACTCACCCCTGCCGGGAAATTGCTCGGGAAGTCGGAAGTGTTTTACGACCTCGGCGGGAGTGGCGGCGATGGGTGCGCGTTCGATGCCGCGGGAAATCTTTGGGTTGCCGATTTTCATCGGCCAGAGTCGGGCCAGGGTCGCATCACCGTGCTGAGCCCCGAGGCGAAGGCGCTTGCCTATTTGCCTGTCCCCGCGAAGGTTGTCAGCAATATCGCCTTTTGCGGCCCGAATCACGACGAGATCTTTTGCACGACCGGCGATCCACCGGGTGTGTTTCACGCAAAGGTTGGCGTAAAAGGTTTTGGGGGGCATTTGCCGGCGAAGCATGCTGCGATTCGTTCACTCGACGTAGTTCCGCTGCAACCGCACGCGGACGCCAAGATTCTCCTCGACATGCTCAAGCTGGCAGGTGCTTTCAAGTACAACTCGGAAGAATTGACCATACAAGCGCGCGATGCTCGCCTAGCGCAGCTGAGTCGGCTTGCCGCCGAAATCAAAGATGAACAACTGCACGGCGAGGTCTATCGTCACCTTGGCGAGTTGGACCAGGCTGCTGCAAATCACGCCAGCGACTTGGAATTGATCGCCGAAATCAAACGCCTTGGCGGCAAAGTCAAGAGTGAGGTTGTCGCGCCCCAGTGGCTGCGCGCAATTACCGGCGACGGAGCGCTCACGATTTTCCAACGCATCGTCGAGATTGATCTGAACGAACGAACCGATGGACACAAAGAGCCGACGCCGAAGAAGCTTACCGATCGAGTGACGGATGAGTTCTTGCAGAACATCGGCCAGCAGCGACTCTTGCGGAATCTACAACTAAGCGGAACAGCTGTGACCAGTGCTGGCTTGGTTCACCTCGGCACTCTGCCAAACCTAGAAAAACTGAACTTGTGCCTGACTGCCGTGAGTGACGAAGGATTTGAGCACCTCGGCAAACTTAGAAAGATGAAACGGATGACAGTCTGTGCCTCGAAGATTACGGGGAGCGGATTCAAGTACCTCACCAGATTGAAGCAGTTGGAGTCGATCAACCTCCATTCTTCGCCGGCCAGCGATGAAGGGTTGAAAGCAATTGGCCAATTCCCCAGTTTGACGCGGCTGGAAATCGTGCATACCAATGTCACGGATGAAGGGTTGCGGCAATTGGCTGGGCTGAAGAATCTCAGGCAGTTGCATATTCATGGGCCGAAGACAACCTCGGAGGCTTTACCGTTCTTGGGCGAACTTAATGAGCTTTACGAACTTGATGTCTACGATCAAGCAGCGAGCGACGCGACGCTCCAGCAAGTTGCTCAGCTGCCGAAGCTCCGCAAGCTAATGCTCATCAACGGGAACTTCAGTGATGAAGGAGTGAAACAGCTCGTGACGATCAACACGCTGGAGAACGTCACGCTCATTTCACCGAACATGACGGACGCTTCGCTATCAGTACTGGCTGACTTGAAGAATCTGCGCACGTTGGATTTGCGCGGAGGCAAATTCAGTGAGGACGCGAAACAGAAGCTGCAAGCGATATTGCCTGACGTGCAGATCAAGTATTAG